From the genome of Ralstonia pickettii, one region includes:
- a CDS encoding DUF523 domain-containing protein — translation MQRVLVSACLLGQPVRYDGGTVATEGGILARWQMEGRIVPMCPEMAGGLPVPRLPAEIHGEGGGAAVLRGAARVVEHHGHDVTEAFLQGAQRALEAAQAAGVQVAVLTERSPSCGSAFLYDGTFSSQLQEGEGVTAALLRQHGIRVFSQHQLEEAGRLLDALDAQDRAGSSIGKP, via the coding sequence ATGCAGCGCGTGCTGGTGAGTGCCTGCCTGCTGGGCCAGCCGGTGCGCTATGACGGCGGCACGGTCGCCACCGAGGGCGGCATCCTGGCGCGCTGGCAGATGGAAGGGCGCATCGTGCCGATGTGCCCCGAGATGGCCGGCGGTTTGCCGGTGCCGCGTTTGCCCGCGGAAATTCACGGCGAAGGTGGTGGCGCGGCGGTGCTGCGGGGCGCGGCCCGTGTCGTTGAACACCACGGCCACGATGTCACCGAAGCGTTTCTCCAAGGCGCACAGCGTGCACTGGAAGCTGCGCAGGCGGCCGGCGTGCAAGTCGCCGTGCTGACCGAGCGCAGCCCGTCTTGCGGTTCTGCGTTTCTCTACGACGGGACATTTTCCAGCCAGCTGCAAGAAGGCGAGGGCGTGACGGCGGCGCTGCTGCGCCAACACGGCATCCGCGTATTCAGCCAGCACCAGCTGGAAGAAGCCGGGCGGCTGCTCGATGCGCTCGATGCGCAGGATCGCGCCGGTTCGTCAATCGGCAAACCGTAG
- the lplT gene encoding lysophospholipid transporter LplT: MKKGFYTIMAAQFFSSLADNALLIAAIALLTEMHAPQWMTPLLKLFFVLSYVLLAAFVGAFADSRPKGKVMLITNAIKLVGCGVMLTGLHPLLAYGVVGFGAAAYSPAKYGILTELLPPEKLVAANGWIEGLTVGSIILGTVLGGALISNHVSAWLLSFDIPGLERIDTPAEAAMLVIMVIYLIAALFNTRIPDTGARYPQQEKNPVRLISEFADCFNALWHDKLGQISLAVTTLFWGAGATLQFIVLKWAEQSLELNLSQGAILQAVVAVGVAAGAMAAAVKIPLRRSLDVLPVGVAMGAVVMLMAFYTKHTIPEVTFHIGNMKLPLYMMIAYLFLMIVGAMSGFFVVPMNALLQHRGHVLLSAGHSIAVQNFNENVSVLLMLCLYALLIKLNVSVSVVIVSFGIFVCLTMALVMRRHRRNEKMFHTAALIGEDKHH; encoded by the coding sequence ATGAAGAAGGGTTTTTACACCATCATGGCGGCGCAGTTTTTCTCGTCGCTCGCCGACAATGCGCTGCTCATTGCCGCCATCGCCCTTCTGACAGAGATGCATGCGCCGCAGTGGATGACCCCGCTGCTCAAGCTGTTCTTCGTACTCTCTTACGTTTTGCTTGCCGCGTTCGTTGGCGCGTTTGCCGATTCCCGGCCCAAGGGCAAGGTGATGCTCATTACCAATGCCATCAAGCTGGTCGGTTGTGGCGTGATGCTCACCGGTCTGCATCCGCTGCTCGCCTATGGCGTGGTTGGCTTTGGTGCGGCCGCGTATTCTCCGGCCAAGTACGGCATTCTCACCGAACTTCTTCCCCCTGAAAAACTCGTCGCCGCCAATGGGTGGATCGAAGGCCTGACCGTCGGCTCGATCATCCTGGGCACGGTGCTGGGTGGTGCGCTGATCTCCAACCACGTGTCGGCCTGGCTGCTTTCTTTCGACATTCCCGGGCTCGAGCGCATCGACACGCCGGCTGAAGCGGCGATGCTGGTGATCATGGTGATCTACCTGATCGCGGCGTTGTTCAACACGCGCATTCCCGATACCGGCGCGCGCTATCCGCAACAGGAAAAAAACCCAGTACGTCTTATTTCGGAGTTTGCCGACTGCTTCAACGCACTGTGGCATGACAAGCTGGGCCAGATCTCCCTAGCGGTGACGACGCTGTTCTGGGGCGCGGGCGCCACGCTGCAATTCATCGTGCTGAAGTGGGCCGAGCAATCGTTGGAACTGAACCTCTCGCAGGGCGCCATTCTGCAAGCCGTGGTGGCCGTGGGCGTGGCCGCCGGCGCCATGGCCGCTGCCGTGAAAATTCCGCTGCGACGCTCGCTCGACGTGCTGCCGGTGGGCGTGGCAATGGGCGCAGTTGTGATGCTGATGGCGTTCTACACCAAGCACACGATCCCGGAAGTCACATTCCACATCGGCAACATGAAGCTGCCGCTGTACATGATGATCGCCTACCTGTTCCTGATGATCGTGGGCGCCATGTCGGGCTTTTTCGTGGTGCCGATGAACGCGCTGCTGCAGCACCGCGGGCATGTGCTGCTCTCGGCCGGGCACTCGATTGCGGTGCAGAACTTCAACGAGAACGTCTCCGTGCTGCTGATGCTGTGCCTGTACGCGCTGCTCATCAAGCTCAACGTGTCGGTAAGCGTCGTGATCGTGTCGTTCGGCATCTTCGTCTGCCTGACGATGGCGCTAGTCATGCGCCGGCATCGCCGAAACGAAAAGATGTTTCACACCGCCGCCCTCATCGGCGAAGACAAGCACCACTGA
- a CDS encoding CaiB/BaiF CoA transferase family protein, with protein MTSPSPDTATHQPLTGVRVLDLTRLLPGPAATRHLADLGAEVIKIEDPGPGDYARDMMRTSADRAAERPSLFFRSLNRGKTEMRLDLKRAEDREALIELVRHADVLIESFRPGVMARLRVGWDTLRAANPALVMCSISGYGQDGPLAQAAGHDINYVGYAGMLDQLASADGTPIVPNVQIGDLLGGALTAVVGILAALVDARATGRGRYVDVSMTDSVFAHNLMAFFAVGTRGKASPAGTDLLNGGVPCYGIYRTADDRFMAVGALELKFWQVMCDVIGKPAWKDSHWSLGQRVGGEEARAIRDELAALFRTATQAEWTARFADADCCVTPVLRMEEALQHPLFVERNSVVKENGEPVQLALPLRFAD; from the coding sequence ATGACATCGCCGTCGCCGGACACCGCCACGCACCAGCCACTGACCGGCGTGCGCGTGCTCGACCTCACGCGCCTGCTGCCCGGCCCGGCCGCCACGCGCCACCTGGCCGACCTCGGCGCAGAAGTCATCAAGATCGAAGACCCCGGCCCCGGCGACTACGCGCGCGACATGATGCGCACCTCCGCTGACCGCGCGGCCGAACGCCCGAGCCTGTTCTTCCGCTCGCTCAATCGCGGCAAGACCGAAATGCGGCTCGACCTCAAGCGCGCAGAAGACCGCGAAGCTCTCATCGAACTCGTACGCCACGCCGATGTGCTGATCGAAAGCTTCCGCCCTGGCGTCATGGCGCGCCTCAGGGTCGGCTGGGACACCCTCCGTGCGGCCAACCCGGCGCTCGTCATGTGTTCCATCAGCGGCTACGGCCAGGACGGACCGCTCGCGCAAGCTGCAGGCCACGACATCAACTACGTCGGCTATGCGGGCATGCTCGATCAGCTCGCCAGCGCAGACGGCACACCCATCGTCCCCAACGTGCAGATCGGCGACCTGCTGGGCGGCGCGCTCACGGCGGTGGTCGGCATCCTGGCCGCTCTGGTCGACGCGCGGGCTACCGGCCGCGGCCGCTACGTCGATGTATCGATGACCGACTCGGTGTTCGCGCACAACCTGATGGCGTTCTTTGCCGTTGGCACGCGCGGCAAGGCCAGCCCCGCGGGCACCGATCTGCTCAATGGCGGCGTGCCGTGCTACGGCATCTACCGCACGGCGGACGATCGCTTCATGGCCGTCGGCGCCCTTGAATTGAAGTTCTGGCAGGTGATGTGCGACGTGATCGGCAAGCCCGCGTGGAAAGACAGCCACTGGTCACTCGGCCAGCGCGTGGGCGGCGAAGAGGCACGCGCCATTCGCGACGAACTGGCTGCGCTGTTCCGGACCGCCACGCAAGCTGAATGGACCGCGCGTTTTGCCGATGCCGATTGCTGTGTCACGCCCGTGCTGCGCATGGAAGAAGCGCTGCAACATCCGCTCTTTGTCGAGCGCAACAGCGTCGTGAAGGAGAACGGCGAGCCCGTGCAGCTCGCCTTGCCGCTACGGTTTGCCGATTGA
- a CDS encoding MurR/RpiR family transcriptional regulator, with protein MAKSTSKRTDVSKGAFAADATVSERIGAALATLTPAHQRMAEYVLANPFRAATMRIDEFAAAVDMSIATANRFALALGFDGYPQFRAGLLRGFEATLAPVEKLRHELARPASSAEIFAASLNEDIANLDATRRMLDAAACERAVDAILGAQRIYVMGFGASGYLAGLLRHGLDLYCDTVIAVSQPGGASDAARQLRKIGPRDLLIAIAFPRYAADTITLAKRAGEQGCQLLALTDSPTSPLAPLADIALYARPERQFSATSDTAAVALFEALCGAVAHRSAHSLESAERLTEFVLPWLHTAPAPRANDAANASGTPKTTRRGRKRTAEN; from the coding sequence ATGGCGAAATCCACCAGCAAGCGCACGGATGTGTCGAAGGGCGCATTCGCGGCCGATGCGACGGTCTCCGAGCGCATCGGAGCGGCCCTGGCCACGCTCACGCCGGCGCACCAGCGCATGGCGGAATACGTGCTGGCCAACCCGTTCCGCGCCGCCACCATGCGCATCGACGAATTTGCCGCCGCGGTGGACATGTCGATTGCCACGGCCAACCGCTTTGCGCTGGCGCTGGGCTTTGACGGCTATCCGCAGTTCCGAGCGGGGCTGCTGCGCGGCTTCGAAGCGACGCTCGCGCCGGTCGAAAAACTGCGTCACGAGCTGGCACGCCCGGCCTCCAGCGCGGAAATCTTTGCCGCCTCGCTCAACGAAGACATCGCCAACCTTGACGCCACGCGCCGCATGCTCGACGCCGCTGCGTGCGAACGCGCGGTCGATGCCATCCTCGGCGCACAGCGCATCTATGTGATGGGCTTTGGCGCCAGCGGCTATCTGGCGGGGCTGCTGCGCCATGGGCTCGATCTTTACTGCGACACGGTGATCGCCGTTTCGCAGCCGGGCGGCGCCTCCGATGCAGCGCGCCAACTGCGCAAGATCGGGCCGAGGGACTTGCTGATCGCCATCGCATTCCCGCGCTATGCGGCAGACACCATCACGCTGGCCAAACGGGCCGGCGAGCAAGGCTGCCAGCTGCTGGCGCTGACCGACAGCCCGACGTCGCCGCTCGCGCCGCTGGCCGACATTGCGTTGTATGCACGGCCGGAGCGGCAGTTCTCGGCCACGTCGGACACGGCTGCCGTGGCGCTGTTCGAAGCGCTGTGCGGCGCAGTGGCGCATCGCTCGGCGCATTCGCTCGAATCTGCTGAGCGCCTGACTGAATTCGTGCTGCCGTGGCTGCATACCGCCCCGGCGCCGCGCGCCAACGACGCCGCGAACGCTTCCGGCACACCCAAGACGACCCGACGCGGACGCAAACGCACCGCTGAAAACTGA
- a CDS encoding ATP-binding cassette domain-containing protein, translating to MIRFDDLVLQRGTKVLFDHATATLNPGERVGLVGVNGSGKSTLFSMLRGELHADGGEVAIPPTWQVAHVAQETPAVDRSALDYTLDGDTRLRDIERRLAAAEAAHDGHAQAEAHTAFADADGYTAPARAQALLLGLGFTMAQTTQPVASFSGGWRMRLNLAQALMCPSDLLLLDEPTNHLDLDAVVWLEDWLSRYAGTLVMISHDREFLDGVCNVTLHIENQKLKRYGGNYTQFETQRLQQMALQEASYARQQKQIAHLESFITRFKAKASKAKQAQSRVKALERMERLAPVHAAAGFSFEFREPEAAPNPMLTFEGVDCGYPGPSADEPITILKHLTFSIQTGQRIGLLGANGQGKSTLVKTLAETLAPLSGTIRRGKGLQIGYFAQHQLETLDDHASPLLHLARLAPDVREQELRDFLGSFNFRGDMATSPIEPFSGGEKARLALALIVWQRPNLLLLDEPTNHLDLDTREALTMALAQFDGTLILVSHDRHLLRATTDQFLLVGQGTVAPFDGDLDDYRDWLLKQAAAKRAAASAQAAPADADGAPTTNRRDQKREEAAERQRLNALRKPLQKNVDAIEKRMAPLQKEKAELEAFLADGAAYEDANKTRMMESLRRQAELNAELDELEERWLELHEQLEQIN from the coding sequence GTGATCCGATTCGACGACCTCGTCCTCCAGCGCGGCACCAAGGTGCTGTTCGACCACGCCACCGCCACACTCAACCCCGGTGAACGGGTCGGCCTTGTCGGCGTGAACGGCAGCGGCAAATCCACGCTGTTTTCAATGCTGCGCGGCGAGTTGCACGCCGACGGCGGCGAAGTCGCCATCCCGCCCACCTGGCAGGTCGCCCACGTGGCGCAGGAAACGCCGGCAGTCGACCGCAGCGCGCTCGACTACACGCTCGATGGCGACACCCGCCTGCGCGACATCGAACGCCGGCTCGCCGCAGCAGAAGCCGCGCACGACGGCCATGCGCAGGCCGAAGCCCACACGGCCTTTGCCGATGCCGACGGCTACACCGCACCGGCGCGTGCGCAGGCGCTGCTGCTCGGTCTCGGTTTCACGATGGCGCAGACCACGCAACCTGTGGCGAGCTTCTCCGGCGGCTGGCGCATGCGTCTGAATCTGGCCCAGGCGCTGATGTGTCCATCCGACCTGCTGCTGCTCGACGAGCCCACCAACCACCTGGACTTGGACGCCGTGGTCTGGCTGGAAGACTGGCTGTCGCGCTACGCCGGCACGCTGGTGATGATTTCGCACGACCGCGAATTCCTCGACGGCGTCTGCAACGTCACGCTGCATATCGAGAACCAGAAGCTCAAACGTTACGGCGGCAACTACACGCAGTTTGAGACGCAACGCCTGCAGCAGATGGCGCTGCAGGAAGCGTCGTACGCGCGCCAGCAAAAGCAGATCGCGCACCTGGAATCGTTCATCACGCGCTTCAAGGCGAAGGCCAGCAAGGCCAAGCAGGCGCAGAGCCGCGTCAAGGCGCTGGAGCGCATGGAGCGCCTTGCGCCCGTGCATGCGGCGGCGGGTTTCTCGTTCGAATTCCGCGAGCCCGAGGCGGCACCCAACCCGATGCTCACGTTTGAAGGCGTCGATTGCGGCTATCCCGGCCCGAGCGCTGATGAACCCATCACCATCCTCAAGCACCTGACGTTCTCCATCCAGACCGGCCAGCGCATCGGCCTGCTGGGGGCCAACGGCCAGGGCAAATCGACGCTGGTAAAAACACTGGCCGAGACGCTGGCACCGCTGTCCGGCACGATCCGGCGCGGCAAGGGCCTGCAGATCGGCTACTTCGCCCAGCACCAGTTGGAAACGCTGGACGATCACGCCTCCCCGCTGCTGCATCTGGCGCGGCTGGCACCCGACGTGCGCGAGCAGGAACTGCGCGACTTTCTCGGCAGCTTCAACTTCCGCGGCGACATGGCGACCTCGCCCATCGAGCCGTTCTCGGGCGGCGAGAAGGCGCGCCTGGCGCTCGCCCTGATCGTCTGGCAGCGCCCCAACCTGCTGCTGCTCGACGAGCCGACCAACCACCTGGATCTCGACACGCGCGAAGCGCTGACGATGGCGCTCGCCCAGTTCGACGGCACGCTGATCCTCGTCTCGCACGATCGGCATCTGCTGCGCGCCACGACCGACCAGTTCCTGCTTGTCGGCCAGGGCACCGTCGCCCCGTTCGACGGCGATCTGGACGACTACCGCGACTGGCTGCTCAAGCAAGCCGCGGCCAAGCGCGCAGCCGCCAGCGCCCAGGCTGCTCCGGCCGATGCGGATGGCGCGCCGACCACCAACCGCCGCGACCAGAAGCGCGAGGAAGCCGCCGAACGTCAACGCCTGAATGCGCTGCGCAAGCCGCTGCAAAAGAACGTCGACGCGATTGAAAAACGCATGGCGCCGCTGCAAAAAGAAAAGGCAGAACTCGAAGCCTTCCTCGCCGACGGCGCCGCGTACGAAGACGCGAACAAGACGCGCATGATGGAAAGCCTGCGCCGCCAGGCCGAGCTGAACGCCGAACTCGACGAGCTGGAAGAACGCTGGCTCGAGCTGCACGAACAACTCGAACAAATCAATTGA
- the radA gene encoding DNA repair protein RadA, with protein MAKSKTVYTCTECGGTAPKWAGQCPNCQQWNTLVETVAQPTSGAGARFQSLASSATVRKLSDIDAVDVPRFSSGIDEFDRVLGGGLVSGGVVLIGGDPGIGKSTLLLQALSNLSADRRVLYVSGEESGSQIALRARRLGIESPNLALLAEIQLERIQGTIEAEKPEVVVIDSIQTLYSEALTSAPGSVAQVRECAAQLTRIAKRLDVTTILVGHVTKEGALAGPRVLEHIVDTVLYFEGDTHSAYRLVRAFKNRFGAVNELGVFAMTERGLRGVANPSALFLSQHEQVVPGSCVLVTQEGTRPLLVEIQALVDTANVPNPRRLAVGLEQNRLAMLLAVLHRHAGIACFDQDVFLNAVGGVKITEPAADLAVLLAIHSSMRNKALPRGLVVFGEIGLAGEIRPTPRGQERLKEAAKLGFSIAVIPKSNAPKQAIDGLEVIAVERIEQAIDRVRSLEA; from the coding sequence TTGGCCAAGAGCAAGACGGTCTATACGTGCACCGAATGTGGCGGCACGGCACCGAAGTGGGCGGGGCAGTGCCCGAATTGCCAGCAATGGAATACGCTGGTCGAAACCGTCGCGCAGCCGACGTCGGGCGCTGGCGCGCGCTTCCAGTCGCTGGCTTCAAGCGCGACGGTGCGCAAGCTGTCGGACATCGACGCGGTGGATGTGCCGCGCTTCTCCAGCGGCATCGACGAATTTGACCGCGTATTGGGCGGTGGCCTGGTCAGCGGCGGTGTGGTGCTGATCGGCGGCGACCCGGGGATCGGCAAATCGACGCTGTTGCTGCAAGCGCTGTCCAACCTGTCAGCCGACCGACGGGTGTTGTACGTGAGCGGCGAAGAGTCCGGCTCGCAGATTGCGCTGCGTGCGCGTCGCCTGGGCATCGAAAGCCCGAACCTCGCGCTGCTGGCAGAAATCCAGCTTGAGCGCATCCAGGGGACCATCGAGGCGGAAAAGCCGGAAGTCGTCGTCATCGATTCGATCCAGACGCTGTACTCCGAGGCGCTGACTTCGGCGCCGGGCTCGGTGGCCCAGGTGCGCGAATGCGCGGCGCAGCTGACGCGCATCGCCAAGCGGCTGGATGTGACCACTATTCTGGTCGGCCATGTGACCAAGGAAGGCGCGCTGGCGGGCCCGCGTGTGCTCGAACACATTGTCGATACGGTGCTGTATTTCGAGGGCGATACGCATTCCGCCTACCGGCTCGTGCGTGCGTTCAAGAACCGCTTTGGCGCGGTCAACGAGCTGGGCGTGTTTGCGATGACGGAGCGGGGCCTGCGTGGCGTGGCGAATCCATCGGCGCTGTTCCTCTCGCAACACGAGCAGGTGGTGCCGGGTTCGTGCGTGCTGGTGACGCAGGAAGGCACGCGGCCGCTGCTGGTGGAAATCCAGGCGCTGGTGGATACGGCCAACGTGCCGAATCCGCGCCGCTTGGCGGTGGGGCTGGAACAGAACCGGCTGGCGATGTTGCTGGCGGTGCTGCACCGTCATGCCGGCATTGCGTGCTTTGACCAGGACGTGTTTCTCAACGCGGTGGGCGGCGTGAAGATTACCGAGCCCGCGGCGGACTTGGCGGTGCTGCTGGCGATCCATTCGTCGATGCGCAACAAGGCGCTGCCGCGCGGGCTGGTCGTGTTCGGCGAGATCGGCCTGGCCGGGGAAATCCGCCCGACGCCGCGTGGCCAAGAGCGGTTGAAGGAAGCTGCCAAGCTGGGCTTTTCGATTGCCGTGATCCCGAAATCCAACGCCCCCAAGCAGGCGATCGACGGGCTGGAGGTCATTGCCGTCGAGCGCATTGAACAGGCGATCGACCGGGTGCGGTCGCTGGAGGCTTGA
- the rimI gene encoding ribosomal protein S18-alanine N-acetyltransferase yields MSLIDNALARVITQTPLPAGWRAERMTALDLAGVAAVEQAAFNFPWSRGNFEDSLKSGHLAIVLRDGGNEIAGYLILMPVVDEMHLLNVTVAPAWQRQGLGHWLLRLARALTLAHGFGSLLLEVRPSNAGAVALYHRSGFAEIGRRKRYYPAENNTREDALVMRMVCEASGVETA; encoded by the coding sequence ATGAGCCTGATCGACAACGCACTGGCCCGCGTCATCACGCAGACGCCGCTGCCTGCGGGCTGGCGCGCAGAGCGCATGACGGCACTCGATCTGGCTGGCGTTGCGGCGGTGGAGCAGGCGGCGTTCAACTTTCCCTGGTCGCGCGGCAACTTTGAGGATTCGCTCAAATCCGGCCACCTCGCCATTGTCCTGCGCGATGGCGGTAACGAAATCGCGGGCTATCTGATCCTCATGCCGGTGGTCGATGAGATGCACCTGCTCAACGTGACCGTGGCGCCGGCATGGCAGCGCCAGGGGCTGGGGCATTGGCTGCTGCGTCTGGCGCGGGCGCTGACACTGGCGCATGGTTTCGGCAGCCTGCTGCTGGAAGTCCGCCCATCCAATGCCGGGGCGGTCGCGCTGTATCACCGCAGCGGGTTTGCAGAGATCGGCCGGCGCAAGCGCTATTACCCGGCCGAAAACAACACGCGCGAAGATGCGCTCGTCATGCGCATGGTGTGCGAGGCGAGCGGGGTGGAGACAGCATGA
- the alr gene encoding alanine racemase: MPRPIQAVIHGPALANNLEVARRHAPNSRVWAVVKANAYGHGIERVYEGLRQTDGFGLLDLDEAVRLRQLGWQGPVLLLEGFFKPEDLAIVEQYRLTTTVHCEEQLRMLELARPKGPISVQLKINTGMSRLGFAPAAYRAAWERARAISGVGTIVHMTHFSDADGPRGIEHQLVAFEQATQGLPGEASLCNSAATLWHPKAHRDWVRPGVIMYGASPTGVAADIDGTGLMPAMTLKSELIAIQDLQPGATIGYGSRFTVEHPMRIGIVACGYADGYPRHAPGWDGNHTPVLVDGVRTHIVGRVSMDMITVDLAGVPEARVGTPVTLWGEGLPIDDVAHASGTVGYELMCALAPRVPVSVEPVSTADAGALGKAA, translated from the coding sequence ATGCCAAGACCCATCCAGGCCGTCATCCACGGCCCAGCACTTGCCAATAATCTCGAGGTTGCCCGCCGTCATGCGCCCAACTCGCGCGTGTGGGCTGTCGTCAAAGCCAACGCGTACGGTCACGGCATCGAACGCGTGTATGAAGGCCTGCGCCAGACCGACGGTTTCGGCCTGCTCGATCTGGACGAGGCCGTCCGACTGCGACAGCTCGGTTGGCAGGGGCCGGTTCTGTTGCTGGAAGGTTTTTTCAAGCCGGAAGACCTGGCCATTGTCGAGCAGTACCGCCTGACCACCACCGTCCACTGCGAAGAGCAGCTTCGCATGCTCGAACTGGCCCGCCCGAAAGGGCCCATCAGCGTGCAGCTCAAGATCAATACGGGCATGAGCCGCCTCGGCTTCGCGCCAGCTGCCTACCGCGCCGCGTGGGAGCGCGCCCGCGCCATTTCGGGCGTCGGCACGATCGTTCACATGACGCATTTTTCGGATGCCGACGGCCCGCGCGGCATCGAGCATCAACTTGTCGCGTTTGAACAGGCCACGCAGGGTTTGCCCGGCGAGGCGTCGCTGTGCAACTCCGCGGCAACGCTGTGGCATCCGAAAGCACATCGCGACTGGGTGCGCCCCGGCGTGATCATGTACGGCGCATCACCGACGGGCGTGGCGGCGGACATCGACGGCACGGGGCTGATGCCCGCCATGACGCTCAAGAGCGAGCTGATCGCCATTCAGGATCTGCAGCCCGGGGCGACGATCGGTTACGGCTCGCGCTTTACCGTAGAGCACCCGATGCGCATCGGCATCGTCGCGTGCGGTTATGCCGACGGCTACCCGCGCCATGCGCCAGGTTGGGACGGCAACCACACGCCGGTGCTGGTGGACGGCGTGCGCACGCACATCGTGGGCCGCGTGTCGATGGACATGATTACCGTTGACCTGGCCGGGGTGCCCGAGGCGCGTGTCGGCACGCCCGTCACCCTGTGGGGCGAGGGCCTGCCGATCGACGACGTTGCACACGCTTCGGGCACGGTCGGGTATGAGCTGATGTGCGCCCTGGCGCCCCGCGTACCGGTGTCGGTCGAGCCCGTCAGCACTGCGGACGCCGGCGCCCTGGGCAAGGCTGCCTGA
- a CDS encoding disulfide bond formation protein B, which yields MQANSRAFFLLIAVISFGVVGYALYLQHVEGLQPCPLCILQRFAFLGIGVFSLLAALSSATRLLWHGLGMLSGLAGLCVAGYHVSLLLNPKATCGIDPIENWVNALPTAKWLPQVFEADGLCVGPMPPVLGLSVPVWSLIWLLILSLTLVVGMIRRERR from the coding sequence ATGCAAGCCAACTCGCGCGCCTTTTTCCTGCTGATTGCCGTGATCTCCTTCGGGGTGGTCGGCTATGCGCTGTACCTGCAGCACGTTGAGGGGCTGCAGCCATGCCCGCTGTGCATCCTGCAGCGGTTTGCGTTCCTGGGCATCGGCGTGTTCTCGCTGCTGGCGGCGCTGTCGTCGGCCACGCGGCTGCTGTGGCACGGGCTGGGCATGCTGTCGGGGCTGGCCGGCCTGTGTGTCGCGGGGTACCACGTATCGCTGCTGCTGAATCCCAAGGCAACGTGCGGCATTGACCCGATCGAGAACTGGGTCAACGCGCTGCCGACTGCCAAATGGTTGCCGCAGGTGTTCGAAGCCGATGGCCTCTGCGTCGGGCCGATGCCGCCGGTGCTGGGCCTGTCGGTGCCGGTGTGGTCGCTGATCTGGCTGCTGATTCTTTCGCTGACGCTGGTGGTGGGGATGATCCGCCGCGAGCGCCGCTAA
- a CDS encoding uracil-DNA glycosylase, which translates to MNRRSRMLEALGVSTEWTLRGAAPTVLQAVETIEVAVAEPVTVEAEAPALVAAAAQFERAVTDAPSDMAAPRAERIAAFDWAQLEAAVSNCTSCKLCERRTNTVFGVGDREAEWMLIGEAPGEQEDKQGEPFVGQAGKLLDSMLRSIGLSREKGVFIANVLKCRPPGNRDPEPDEAAMCDPYLKRQIALVKPRIIVVLGRIAAQNLLQTQTPVGKLRGKVHEVEGVPVVVTYHPAYLLRTLTDKARAWEDLCLARKIYAERGGQ; encoded by the coding sequence ATGAATCGTCGATCCCGAATGCTCGAAGCGCTGGGCGTTTCGACCGAATGGACCTTGCGTGGGGCTGCGCCGACTGTCTTGCAAGCGGTTGAGACTATCGAAGTGGCTGTCGCCGAGCCGGTTACCGTGGAAGCTGAAGCCCCCGCATTGGTGGCTGCGGCTGCGCAATTCGAGCGGGCTGTCACGGATGCGCCCTCGGACATGGCCGCCCCGCGCGCGGAGCGCATCGCCGCCTTCGATTGGGCGCAGCTCGAAGCCGCCGTTTCCAACTGCACCTCGTGCAAGTTGTGCGAGCGTCGCACAAATACAGTCTTCGGCGTGGGCGATCGCGAAGCGGAATGGATGTTGATCGGTGAGGCCCCTGGCGAGCAGGAAGACAAGCAGGGCGAGCCGTTCGTCGGCCAGGCCGGCAAGTTGCTCGACAGCATGCTGCGATCGATCGGCCTGTCGCGCGAGAAGGGCGTGTTCATCGCCAACGTGCTCAAGTGCCGCCCACCCGGCAACCGGGATCCGGAGCCGGACGAAGCCGCGATGTGCGATCCGTATCTCAAGCGTCAGATTGCGCTGGTCAAGCCGCGCATCATCGTCGTGCTGGGTCGCATTGCAGCGCAAAACCTGCTGCAGACGCAAACGCCTGTCGGCAAGCTGCGCGGCAAGGTGCATGAAGTGGAGGGTGTGCCCGTGGTGGTGACGTACCACCCGGCGTACCTCTTGCGCACGCTGACCGACAAGGCGCGCGCATGGGAAGACCTCTGCCTCGCACGCAAGATTTACGCGGAGCGCGGCGGCCAGTAG